The Sphingomonas aliaeris genome segment CACTGGTTTACAACCTTCTGTTCAAGGCAGCGTCCGAGACGATGACGACCATCGCCGCTGACCCGAAGCATCTCGGCGCCCGCATTGGCATCACCGCGGTCCTTCATACCTGGGGGTCGGCGATGACCCACCACCCGCACATCCATATGATCGTGCCGGGCGGTGGACTGTCGCCGGACGGCAGCCGCTGGGTGTCGTCACGCCCGGCGTTCCTGCTGCCGGTGCGCGTGCTCGGCAAGCTGTTCCGCCGCCTGTTCCTGACCCGGCTGATGGCGCTGTACGAGGCGGGGCGGCTCGGCTTCTTCGGCAGTCTCGCGGCACTCGCCGACCGCCGCGCCTTCCTGCGACACCTGTCCCCAGCCCGCAAAAAGAACTGGGTCGTCTATGCCAAACCGCCGTTCGCGGGACCGCAGGCGGTGCTCGCCTATCTATCGCGCTACACGCACCGCGTGGCGATCTCGAACAGCCGTCTCGTCCGCTTCGACGAGACCGGGGTGACATTACGCTACAAGAATTATCGCAACGATGTCGCCGACCGGCAGCAGCTGATGACGCTGGCCGCTGACGAGTTCATCCGCCGCTTCCTGATCCACGTTCTGCCGAAAGGCTTCCACCGCATCCGTCACTACGGCCTGCTCGCTGGCGCCACCCGCAAGGCTCACCTCGAACACGCCCGCCAACTGCTCGGGGTCGCCCCGCCCGTGTCTGCTGCCGCGGCGGTCGAACCCGAGGATGCCCGCCCGCCATGCCCATGCTGTGGCGGACGCATGCTCGTCATCGAGACCTTCGAACGCTGGCGCCAGCCCCGCGCACCGCCACGTGGCACCAACCCGACCGGGACCTCCGCGTCATGACCCGGCATCGCTCGCCTTCATCCCGCCGCGCGACCTATGCGCTTCCGGCCATGATGACGCTCGCGTTGACGATGCCGCTCCACGTGCCGACCCACATCTCACGCCTTCGTCAAAGCCGAAAGCCAAGCCAAACCCAGCACCGGACGATCTCGTTCCAGGCCACAGATGCCCGCCTGGGCGGCTGTTGCCCGCGCATCAAACCAGGGCGAAAACCGAAAACCCCATAGGCTAGCATCCGCGGCCCGCGGCTTCCTGCTTTGGAGGATATCGTACACCTCCCGGTGCCCGATTTCCTTCACACAGGTGGACATTTAGCCCGCCCTTCCCGCTCCCCAACTTCGGACGCTCGTTCATCGTCGCGAACGACCAGCTTGCCACCCTGGACATCCACTAACGAACGTCGTGATCTGCTGGGAAGCGGCCGCTCCGCTATTAGGAAAGCAGATGGCGTTAGCGGACGTCGTCAGGCGCTGCGACCTTTCTCAAAAAAGGATGGGATGTTGAGCTTATCGTCGGGTCTGTGGTCAACGGTGTTCGATGACCGGGTGGGAAGGCGAAGCGGCGTGCGGCCAGTGTGATGAGGAAGGCGGCCACGGCCAGCGCGGCGACAGCGGGCGGCAGCAGCGTGGTCCCTCCCGTCGTGAGGAGCACCCCGCCAAACGACCCACCGGCCGCAATCGCCAGGTTCCAAGCCGTTGTCACCATCGCCTGCGCCAGATCAACGCCATCACCGGCTGCGTCCGCCGACGCCGTCTGCATCATCGCCCCGGCACCACCGAAGCCAAGACCCCAGACAACGGCTGCTGCATAGACGGCAAGGCCCTGGCCGCCGATGAGCGACAGGAAAACAGCGACGGCGGCAAACGATCCGATCGCGAGCAATACCAGCATGCGCAGCATCCGATCGACTAGTCGCCCGACGATCCAGATGCCGACGAGCGAGCTGATGCCGAACGCCAGCAGGACGAGATCGACCCGCACGGACGCAGCGGTCGCGAACGGCGCGATGTAGGTGTAGAGGATGTTGTGGCCCGTCATCCAGGCAAGGATGACGAGCAGGATCGGTATGATACCCGGTGTCGCGACGACGCGGCGCAGAGAAGGACGATCGTCACCCGTCCGCCCGGGGGCATCGGGCACCTTGAAGATAATCCAGCCGATCAGCACGACACTCAGTGCCGAGAGGATCAGGAACGATCCGCGCCACCCAACCAAACCGCCCAGGAAGGTGCCTATGGGAACACCCAGTGACAGCGCCAGCGGCACGCCGACCATGGCGAGGGCCATTGCCGGGCCGGTCTGATCGGCACGCACGATGCTGCGCGCGTAACCCGCAAGGATTCCCCAGGCGAGACCCGCCGCGCACCCGGCGACGAACCGCGCGACCAGCACGACCGTGATCGATCCGGCCCAAGCGGTCAGCGTGTTGCCGACAACGAAGCAGATGATGGTGGTAAGTAGTACCGGTCTTCTTCGAAGCCCCTGGGTCAGGCTCGTGAGCGGGATCGCTGCCAGCAAGGACCCCAGCGCATAGACGGCAACGAGTTGTCCCGCGATCGCCTCGGAGATCTGCAGGCCGGATGCGATCTGCGGGAGTAGGCCAGCAGGAAGTGTTTCGGTCACGATGCACAGAAAGCCACTGGCGGCGAGACCAGCAAGGGCCGCGGTCGGGAGTTTGGAGCGTGGAGCTACGCTCGCTTCAACGCGACGTTTTTTGGAGGATGGAGGCATAACTGTCCTTGTGCATCGTTGATACCAACCCTGCGCCGTGACGAACCTGAGGCATGGTCATTTCTATGAATGGTCGCTATACAAATGTGACTGACACAGGCAAGCGGGTTGTGTAATGACCATTAACGAAAATAAGCGGCCACGGGGGCGGCCCCGGGGATTCGCGCTTGAAGCTGCGGTCGAAGCCGGGCAGCACCTGTTTCACGAGCATGGCTATGAAAACGTCAGCGTGGCGGCGCTGACCGAGGCGATCGGGATTACTCCGCCGAGCTTCTATGCAGCGTTCGGCAGCAAGGCCGCATTCTTCAAAGAGAGCCTAAGGCTCTACTCGGCCACCGTGGTGCCGCTGGACCGCTTCCTGATGCCGGGTGCAGCGCCGATGGCGGCGCTTGGCGACATGCTGCGAGCTGCGGCGCACGCTTATACCACTAGTCCGCAGCGGCGTGGTTGCCTGATCCTTGAACACGCAAAAGCAGGCACAACGGATTGGGGCATCGCAGCCAAACAAATTGCGGGAGAAAACCGCAACAGGGTGGCGGAATTTCTGGACGATGCGGGAATTAAAGCTCCCGGACGTGTCGCAGATTACGTTGCTACGACAATGCTCGGCCTATCGGCTGCAGCGCGAGAGGGATGGGACGAGCCAAGACTGCTTGCCGTCGCCAACACGGCAGCCGAGGCTCTACTTTGTCGCTCAGCCCTTGAGGAGTGAACAGGTTTCTGCTTGGGCCGGCTTTCCAAACTGGGGACCTGCTGACCCAGAAGGAGACGTTCGTGCGCGCGGATCGGTATACCGAAAGCGGACATCCGTTCACGATGCACAGCGTTCGCCGACATCGATCACCGTAAAGCCCTCACTGGAAAGCGCGTGGTGTTCGCAGCGACAGCCGTGCGGTAGGGCAGTGCCATGAAGGGCTTTGTCAGACCAAATGCACCCGTCCGTTAGGCTTGTGCAGATAGGGGAGGGGTATGCCACGTCCTCGCAAGCCCGTCAGCCCGTTCCGCTACTTCAACTCATCGCCCGAAGTGATCCGACTGGTGGTCATGATGTACGTGCGGTTCCCGCTGTCGCTGCGTAATGTCGAAGACTTGCTATTTGAGCGCGGGATCGACATTTGTCACGAGACGGTGCGGATGTGGTGGAACAGGTTCGGTCCCCTGTTCGCGGGCGACATTCGCCGCCAGCGTGTATCGCGTATGCGCGGTCTCCGGCACTGGCGATGGCACCTCGACGAGATGTATGTGAAGCTAAACGGTGAGATGGTTTACCTGTGGCGAGCGGTTGATCACGAAGGCGAGATCCTCGAGAGCTACATCACCAGGACGCGCGATAAGGACGCGGCGCTGACTTTCATGAAGAAGGCGCTGAAGCGCCACGGCCACCCGGAGGCGATCACCACCGACGGTTTAAGCTCCTATCGTGCAGCCATGAAAGAACTCGGTAATGCTGAGAAGCAGGAGGTCGGACGCTGGGCGAACAACCGCGTCGAGAACAGTCACTTGCCCTTCCGACGACGAGAGCGGGCAATGCTGAGATTCAGGCGAATGAAGACGCTACAGAAATTCGCCAGCGTGCACGCTAACGTCCACAACCACTTCAATCTCGAACGCCATCTGATCGATCGTCAGGTTTACAAGGAACGCCGCTCAGCCGCACTGGCTGAGTGGAGCAAAATCGCGAGCTAGGCGAATGCGCTCAAAGACTGAACTCCATCGAGTGGAGAGCGGTTCGCGTTAGACTGACAGCACCGCCAGCAAGTCCTAACATATTGAGTTGAAATTATTTTCTCGCGAAAGGTCGCTGAGAATGGCGCGAATTCGCGCACTTTGGTTTCGGCTTGGTACCTCGGAGAGCCGCCTAACTTCAGCAATCGGAGATTCCTCGGCAGCATTCTCCGCGTCTCGGCCGGGTGGTACCGTTTGACAGTAGACCACGATGACGCGCCTTTGTCGGTCCGTTTCTGCGGGGAGACGCTTGGAATTTCTTTAGCTGAGGCAACCCGCAGCCTCAGAGAGTTCGTCCAGCCTCGCTCCCTAATTCACTGATACGCAAATTTTGCATTCCACCGCTCCAGCCCAGCGCCGGCAAGCGCGCTCGTAAGCGACGGAAATCGCTAAGCGTTTTTGATTTTGCATGGATCGATTGAGCGCATGAATAACAGGGAATTTAAATCGCGATATCAGGGATTTAATTCACTGTATCAGCGAATATAGATCAGCGGGATGAACGACCGACTAAACAGTTGTAAAGGGTATGAAAAGGCGACATTTTCCGCAAAAATTGGCTTGACCTTCACCAGCGCCGCCCATACTGAGGTCTCAACCCTCATGGTGGCCAGTGTGTCAGCATAAACGCGGCGGCCGGACTTGATCCGAGTTGTTACGTGTACCCTCACGCAGAGACGGGCTGGCGTGGTTTCGGCAATCAATCCGAAGCCACGCGGACGTACGGCAGCTGGGCTTCGGACTCTTTGGAGGACGACCATGGGCTTGGTAATAGAACATCGTAAAATCGCGATCGCGGTCGCACCAATCGCTTTGTAACAGGAGATGTCTATCCGGGTGCGAAATGAATCTACCGCATTAAAATCAGAACGTGAATTACGTTCGCTTCACGTTGCAAGCGGCCGCCGTGCCGGAGACCGCTACCTGGGGCATGATGATTACCGGGTTCGGAATGATTGGCGGCGGGCTTCGCTCGCGACGTCGTTCGGGCAAGATCAGTTTCGCCTAACTCATGGGGGCGTTGGAAGTCGCCGGTCGAGAGGCTGGTGACTCTAATCAATAGTGACGTGAGCGAGCGCCGCAGCCTACAGAATCCCGCAGAAGGGTGCCTGCAGTCCCAGCAACCCTTTTAACATGCGACTAGCGGTTGTTCGCTGTTTAACAGACGACCATTCTTCGGAGGACGGGGGCGCGGGGACGCAGACGACCAACGCAGAAGCCAGTCTACTATTGGAGACACAATATGAAGACAATGACGACACTACTTACTGCAACGGCTTCTATTCTTATTGCGGTACCTGCAAATGCGGCAATTTATTTTGTCAACCAATCTGTTGGTAGTATTTCTGTTATTGGGTCGATCTCAACAAACGACACTATCGGGTCACTGCAAACAGGCGATATTACTGACTTTAGCCTAAAGCTAACTAGTGCCGCAAACACAGTTACGCTGAACAGTGCAAACGCCTTTTTCGTAACGGGCGGTGAAGGTCTAGTTGCTTCCTCGGAAGCCGTCACTTTTAACTTTTCTAATAGCGCGAACAGCTTCTTCTACTTCTTTGATGGTTTTGCAAACTTTGTTTGCGGCGCTTCTGGTGAACAGGGCGGCTGCACCGGTGTTAATAATACCCTTGAGGCAACTGTTGACCCCACCTTTGTTAGCATCCCAAAGTTTGGCAGCTACAAATTTGCGACCGCAGGCGCAGTTCCTGAAACTGCCACATGGGGGATGATGATCGCTGGCTTCGGCATGATAGGTGCAGCAATGCGCTCGCGTCGCCGAAGCACGAAGGTGTCGTTCGCCTAACCTAATTCACGAGACCCCTTGTGAACTCCTGCCGCTGGCCGAAAGGCTGGCGGCTTTTTGATGCTTGGATCTGACCTAGCGCTTACTGGTCGATACCGTAAGCCGCCATCGAACGGACAGTCGTTTTGATCGGTTCAGGAGCAAGATCGATACGGATGGGTAGCGGAGGAGGCGGTGGCGGCTGAGCATTGGCGTTCTCTCTGGGATACCCAAGTTTATCACACGGTATTCCGAGTCCTGTATGCGCAGCAAAGCGCCCAGCTTGTTGCCAGATCCTTCAGCGATCAACGTTGCCTGCGCCCGCGAGTTCTCCGATCGGGTTAGCTGCAACAATGCTTGTGCTTCTTACCTGATCCGCAATGACACAAGTCGTTGCGGCCGATCTTCACAGCCAGATTCGCAGGGCCAGGCAGCGGTTTCACCCCACCGTGATGCGCAATGGCAGTATAGAGGCGTTGAATGGTGTCCGTTAGCTCAGCCACTGCGCGACTTTGAAATGCGTTGATCTCGATGCTGTCGAGATCGCTTTCGCCGCGCGCGATCGCGATTAGCGCCAACATACGGGACCATGGTTCGACGCGGTCGGGGTCGTCTGTCAGCACCGCCCATGCGTCCGGACGCAGCGCAATCGCTTCCGCGAAGGCATCAACCCAATATTCCCACAATACCTCGCCGTCCCGCTCATCGATGTCGAGGATCGGCTGCAGTTTTCCCCGCGACAAATTGCGCGCAATCTCGTCACGCCGCGCCGACACCGCATTTACGAACCACTGCACATCGAGCGGATCGTTGAAGGGAGGTATGCCACCAGAATCCACGCCCCAGATCACCGTCATCCAGTCGTCAGTGGGGACAGTCACAGGGGAGACCAAAAGCCCGGTAAGAAAGCCGTCCAGTTCGGTGAGCAGCATCGGCTCTTCGACGGGAAGATCCGCCAACGCGTCATCTAAACGGCGAAAACGGGAAGGTGGTTTTCTCACAGGGTGAGGCCGCGCCGTTGCATCTCTGTCTCCGTCAATGCGCGCAGCGGCGTCGGATCGCCTGTCGCGAAGATGTCGGCAAGGTCGAGCAAGTCCTCGTCGCCTAGCGCCGCTACTGCCGCCTCAATCGCGGAGAGACGATCCAGCGAGTGTTGGGTCTCGGTTACGAGACGCTTCATGCGAGATTTTAGCATCGTCGACCGCTAGCAGGACCGACCGGACTTTGCAGCCTCATTGCACCGGGAATGGGTCGGTCGCACGGCGCCAGATATCAGGACGTTCATGCCGAAACGACCCAGTTGCGGCCATTCGGCTGACTTTAGGCGCTGCCCAACTCCGGTCGCCCGTTAATCTGCTTCATCACTCGACCAAGCCGCGAACCGGCTCTGCCAAGGGTACGAAGGAGTTGAGCGCAATGCTGGTGGTCCGCGTCGAACAGCATAAGCGGCAGCTTTTGGTGGGACCGGACCTTCCTCGGATCAATCGCGATCGGTCGGCTTTGGTCGTACGTGGCCTGACACCTCGCATAGCTAGTCCAGTCGATCACCAATGGACGCTGGGGCGTGCTGACATAGCGTCCCCGGTCTCCACGCTGCCGTTCCGCTTAATATCGGCGGTCAGGTGCGCCACCTGCTAGCGAGCGGTGGCTGATAAGCGTAGCGATCGTCTCGAATGAGGCAGTCGGCTCCAAGAGGACAAAGTTTACGCCGGACGCCAGTTTGGTCGATCCGTATCGCACGGCATCGAACCCTGCGTCCCGTGCGCAGTCAGCGACGAACCGGGAGAAAACATATTCGGATTTCATCCATCCCTGGCCCGTGCGAGGGGCCGAAATTAGCGCTGAGTTACTAAGGGCGAGCATCAGATTATCGCCTTCATCCCCGTCCTCAAGGTCTACAAGATCAAGCACCCGCATTGCCATTGAGAACGTGAGCTCGCCAGCGGTGCAGGGCTCGCCCGGACACCCGATCTCCGAAGCTGCCAGTTCCGGGGAGCTCGCGACATAGAGCAAGGGTGCGCCCGCGTGATTGAAACGCCCCTCCCCGACGAATTCCGCAGGCGCAGGACCGAACGTCGCCACGTCCGTCGGTGACTGCCCACACTTTTTGATGTCTGCATCGGTCCGAGCGCGAAAAAGGGAGGCAGGAAGCGGGGTCTTAGCCTGGCTCTTGGCCATCCGCCTGATCTGCTCGAGAACTCGTCTCGCGAACTCGTGCTCGAGCAACAAAAAAGGGGTCCGCTTTCCGATTGCGACAAGCTCGTCGATCGCCTCTTCGATCTCTGGAATATCGCTGAACCTGTGCTCATAAATCCAGACCTGTTTGGCATAGCTATAGCAGCGCGGACACTCTACGAAATGACGAAGGCTCGACATCTCGGCATCGCTGTAGCAGCTGGGCGCTCGACTGTTTTCGAGCAAATATTCAGTGTCGAATGATTGCTCCTGGAATTCGGATACTCGGAAAGTCGTGTTCGGCCAGCGTTTGCAAAAATCCGTATAACAAATGTTACAGCAGCAGATGCTAGAGGCGAAATCGGAATCGATCTCATCGCCCACTATCTCGTTGAAAATGCCTATATCGTGCTCGGCGACAGGGATGAAAGGACCGAAGATATTCTCCGGCCAAACAGCGTCATTGGGGTCAGTACCAGACGTCAGATCTCTAATGGGCTTCATGTGCCGCCTAATCTCCATCACTTTCGCTCAAATTGCAAAATGGCCTGTCAGGAACGCGGTGGGCTAGCCGTTTCCTTGATAAGCTTTGGATACGTCTAAGTCTCTTGGTGCACCAGCGGAACAAGGCAGTAAATCCCAAAGGGGTCTCGAAGTCTGGCGGTTTTTGTGATGCAGCGTTATCGAGGCCTGGAAGTCTGTATGGAACAACCAAACAGGCATGGATTCAGAGGGGCTTTACGCCACCGGTCACCGCATCGAATTGACGACCGGTTTGGTCTCGAGCAAACGTTCACGCTTCGACCCAGCAATGGCCCGAGTTGGTCACGAGCTGCCGCAATGCACTCCTCCGGCATGACCCACGATCAGTCAATCAGCGGCACTTCTAGCTCCCGCGAAAGCGGCCGCTTGATCATCAAGGTTTGCGACCCAAACTCGTGCGCCCGACGAGGCCGCTCGCG includes the following:
- a CDS encoding IS91 family transposase, yielding MRTSLEVADIFRAAGPAYRIAHAGHLSLDQLKVMSAVEHCRTAALGGHTEACTDCGHWRVAYNSCRNRHCPRCQGAAARAWLAEREADLLPVGYFHVVFTLPAEVADIAFHNKALVYNLLFKAASETMTTIAADPKHLGARIGITAVLHTWGSAMTHHPHIHMIVPGGGLSPDGSRWVSSRPAFLLPVRVLGKLFRRLFLTRLMALYEAGRLGFFGSLAALADRRAFLRHLSPARKKNWVVYAKPPFAGPQAVLAYLSRYTHRVAISNSRLVRFDETGVTLRYKNYRNDVADRQQLMTLAADEFIRRFLIHVLPKGFHRIRHYGLLAGATRKAHLEHARQLLGVAPPVSAAAAVEPEDARPPCPCCGGRMLVIETFERWRQPRAPPRGTNPTGTSAS
- a CDS encoding TetR/AcrR family transcriptional regulator produces the protein MTINENKRPRGRPRGFALEAAVEAGQHLFHEHGYENVSVAALTEAIGITPPSFYAAFGSKAAFFKESLRLYSATVVPLDRFLMPGAAPMAALGDMLRAAAHAYTTSPQRRGCLILEHAKAGTTDWGIAAKQIAGENRNRVAEFLDDAGIKAPGRVADYVATTMLGLSAAAREGWDEPRLLAVANTAAEALLCRSALEE
- a CDS encoding PEPxxWA-CTERM sorting domain-containing protein, translating into MKTMTTLLTATASILIAVPANAAIYFVNQSVGSISVIGSISTNDTIGSLQTGDITDFSLKLTSAANTVTLNSANAFFVTGGEGLVASSEAVTFNFSNSANSFFYFFDGFANFVCGASGEQGGCTGVNNTLEATVDPTFVSIPKFGSYKFATAGAVPETATWGMMIAGFGMIGAAMRSRRRSTKVSFA
- a CDS encoding MFS transporter — translated: MPPSSKKRRVEASVAPRSKLPTAALAGLAASGFLCIVTETLPAGLLPQIASGLQISEAIAGQLVAVYALGSLLAAIPLTSLTQGLRRRPVLLTTIICFVVGNTLTAWAGSITVVLVARFVAGCAAGLAWGILAGYARSIVRADQTGPAMALAMVGVPLALSLGVPIGTFLGGLVGWRGSFLILSALSVVLIGWIIFKVPDAPGRTGDDRPSLRRVVATPGIIPILLVILAWMTGHNILYTYIAPFATAASVRVDLVLLAFGISSLVGIWIVGRLVDRMLRMLVLLAIGSFAAVAVFLSLIGGQGLAVYAAAVVWGLGFGGAGAMMQTASADAAGDGVDLAQAMVTTAWNLAIAAGGSFGGVLLTTGGTTLLPPAVAALAVAAFLITLAARRFAFPPGHRTPLTTDPTISSTSHPFLRKVAAPDDVR
- a CDS encoding UPF0149 family protein; protein product: MRKPPSRFRRLDDALADLPVEEPMLLTELDGFLTGLLVSPVTVPTDDWMTVIWGVDSGGIPPFNDPLDVQWFVNAVSARRDEIARNLSRGKLQPILDIDERDGEVLWEYWVDAFAEAIALRPDAWAVLTDDPDRVEPWSRMLALIAIARGESDLDSIEINAFQSRAVAELTDTIQRLYTAIAHHGGVKPLPGPANLAVKIGRNDLCHCGSGKKHKHCCS
- a CDS encoding RES family NAD+ phosphorylase, which encodes MKPIRDLTSGTDPNDAVWPENIFGPFIPVAEHDIGIFNEIVGDEIDSDFASSICCCNICYTDFCKRWPNTTFRVSEFQEQSFDTEYLLENSRAPSCYSDAEMSSLRHFVECPRCYSYAKQVWIYEHRFSDIPEIEEAIDELVAIGKRTPFLLLEHEFARRVLEQIRRMAKSQAKTPLPASLFRARTDADIKKCGQSPTDVATFGPAPAEFVGEGRFNHAGAPLLYVASSPELAASEIGCPGEPCTAGELTFSMAMRVLDLVDLEDGDEGDNLMLALSNSALISAPRTGQGWMKSEYVFSRFVADCARDAGFDAVRYGSTKLASGVNFVLLEPTASFETIATLISHRSLAGGAPDRRY
- a CDS encoding PEPxxWA-CTERM sorting domain-containing protein, whose amino-acid sequence is MPETATWGMMITGFGMIGGGLRSRRRSGKISFA
- a CDS encoding IS6 family transposase, encoding MPRPRKPVSPFRYFNSSPEVIRLVVMMYVRFPLSLRNVEDLLFERGIDICHETVRMWWNRFGPLFAGDIRRQRVSRMRGLRHWRWHLDEMYVKLNGEMVYLWRAVDHEGEILESYITRTRDKDAALTFMKKALKRHGHPEAITTDGLSSYRAAMKELGNAEKQEVGRWANNRVENSHLPFRRRERAMLRFRRMKTLQKFASVHANVHNHFNLERHLIDRQVYKERRSAALAEWSKIAS